GGAATCTTAATGGTTGCTGCataaatttcatcattttctcacgttaaaaataaaagtgcaaaatattccaaaatatttacTTTATAATAATGGGCTCATATTAGAAAAAGAATTGACAAATTAACAATCGCAAAAGTTAAAACATTAtaagtaaaacaaaatattttcttcCGATTTACATTAGCAATCGCAAAAGTCATTTAATTTCCCAATTCCACTACCAGTTTACATTTTTGTCAAAAAAGGAATAAACCAGTAAAACTACTCTTTCAGAAACTGAGAGATTTGGATAGCCACTGCAATGCAAAAGACACGACAAATTTGGTTTGCCACTGGAATGCAATAGCAAAATTAAAGAGCAGTTTAATAATATCCTGCATAACAATTACAGTTAACAAAATTCATCCTTCaatagaaaataatataataGTATTGAGACCTTCATGCACTGTTTGTGTTCCAAAAAATAAAAGTTGCATATATTTTTCACAAGGATCTTCCAAAGTTCCTTGTATTCGCAGATGTCTTTGACACTCTCAAATGGCCGGGTCATTGCAATATGgaagaaacctaaaaatattgaaaatcaatGACAAAAAAAATATCAGTATGCGTAAGAATAAATTTGCAGAACATAGGTAACGTAACATTAAACAAATAACAATTGGAAAGAATAGGATAAGGATTAAGGCAATATGAAATATTGAAATGATACCTATTAGAGGCATTCTTATTTATACCATGGAAGAAGAAATAATTACCAAGCATCGGTAATCACAGAAGATTAACATTCAAAGCATGTGGAAAGAAATTGAACAACCATTGACATAGATTGAtgcaaaaattttattgatgcagTGAATATTTTTACTTTGGGCGCAACAAAGCATTGAGTAGGGCAGccattaggggtgggaataggctaggctaggctaggctttataaggcctgggcctggcctgcgataaacttacaaggcctgagcctggcctatggcctactataggcttGTTTTTTCAGCCTggtctggcctttttaaaagtctggcctggcctgaaagcctacttaaaagcctctttcttattaatgttttcaattaattcatattacttaagaagccttataggtcgcatatatatgaacatttaaaccgacctatttagcattttttctaatatatatgcatatatagaccaatctatttaacactttttctaatatatatgcatatataggccaacctatttagactaattttaatatatatgaaaatataggccaacctatttagactaattttaatatatatgaaaatataggccggcctataaggctttataggcttttttaatagcctaagcctggcctattttattaaataggtttttaaaaaagcctaagcctgacctttttatcaaataggtctggcctggccttaagtaggctaggctataggcccctgtaggccggcctgacctattcccacccctagcagCCATCATTGATTATATTTTGGAAAAAAGAAATACAAACGTGCTATTCCAAGAAGTGTGCTGATAGATAATGAATGATGATaggataataaaataaaagattgtTTTGCGTATGAAGAGGGAAAAGAGATGTTTCAGATTCTCAATaatgaatgatgataatgataataaaataaaaaaatgaaaaatgaaaatataaaaagtaataTAACTTACTATAAATAGAATGGGTAGAATTTGTGAGAATGCATAAGGAGCTGACacttggcaaatttgccaaattactccttttgctttattatattaaatatatatatatatatatatatatatatatatatatatatatatatatatatatatatatatatatatatatatatatatatatatatatatataaaacgtaTGATATGGAAAATTATATTACTTTTACAATTAAAGGTGTTTGCTCCTTTGCGTTTAAACTTTTTATatgaaataaaaattttaattaaaataattgaactTGAGAATCGAACCCACATCCAGCTACCAACAAAAAACAGCAAAGCCGCTCTGCTACcgcataatttttaattttgttatgaacaagataatatataattaatagtataatatttttttaagctcATACATTATTTTGAGGTCCCTATATATTGGAGGCCCCGTGCGTGGGTCTGATTGCACACCCACAGGGTTGGCCCTggtcctatatatatataatatatctagTGAGAATGAGTAAGTTACATAAGAATGTGAGAATTTAATAACTACCATTAAATTTAAacgttaatatttgattttaaaaattattttaattactataatatcctcaattttattttaatatttcaaaattattcactttcttttgtattattactctcttctatgtgatttttctcgattgcttccatcaacttattataattattctccaccttcaaattattttgaaaattttgaccttaatataaatcataatcatttcacttttttgatttttttataactcttttatgtttatttatgttttttttctaattttttttatatatcctatcatattttcttttatatcaaattttaaatctttcattttaattttttaatttattttattaaaagatttagaccattaatatttaataaactattttatgtatttcatgtgttaaataattcattatgattttaaaattgttatcaacatatagtttaatttatttttgaacattttattcgaattaagtgaactcaattttttaatgttatgtagtaaattataactttttagtcactcaatattaaaaatttcactaacaaaaaaaacatgtatagatttttcacatttgaatatcatatttgATCACTTAAataagataataaggataaaaatgtaaattattgatAACAGAGAAAATTATTCCTTAATTGTTTttaccattagattgaaaagaattaatggcaagtgttgaagacttactccaaatcttaactattgagtatagaaaaatatttccaaaaataattagattaaatgatcaattaaaactgttagattaatgaaaatcaatggttaagatttggagtaagtcttctacCGCTACTCTTAGAGTAAATATACCCCTCCTCAtaatctaatatttttaaaattcaatgtaacataaaatatttgtttCCTTTTGTTAAAGGATTTatcatcaataaaaaattatctttaaagatttatttgaaagagaaaaataagCCATTTAAAATCAtaaagagttaaatatgtttttggcgcctacaaaattattaaatttgacttttagtcccttcAAAATTATTTATGCACGTAATTTTAGTCCATGTAAAAGGACTAAAACGtcatgcaaaagtaattttataagaactaaaacatgaaaaaaaattatagggactaaaagtcaaatttgagatatttatagggaccaaaaacatatttaactcaatCATAGATATTATATGATAATGACAAATaattctataaaaaataaaaagtgtatTAATTTTATTACTATATGTAAATAatcttataacaacaattaaaacatAAACAAATCGATTCTAGCATAATAGAATTTGGTAGAATTAATTTGAACATAAATGAGTTTAGCAGAATCAATTTATGTTTGAATagatttatgtaaaagtgagttgaacaataaatttcagtgtaaaaattacTTAGAGTCAGCTTTAGAGGCATAagttacaaattctagcttcaagtagaatccattttgaaaacagaatcaattctcctTTTGATAAACCAAATACCTCAAACTTATTCGGAATCAATTCTACAATTTTGGGTCTTCCAAAGAGGAACCAAACATACACTAAGATTGAATAAGAAAAAAAGAGATTGAAATCAATATAATATCATTTTAAacacattttaaataaaaaataatacatatGCTTGACAAATTTGGTGAATAATAAttcaatgtaaaataaaataacctgtaaaataaaatataaattaaaataagagaaatattcatcataatatttataattttactcataagaaataatatttttttatttcattgaaATTATTTGAAATTCAATGCACAAACTTTGTATACATTACTCATTCTTTGCTTGATaccattttataaattaatacttTTTCCTTTCTATTTGCGACTTAGTTTTTAATTCTAAATACCGGTTCCTTTGCAAGAAGCATCATAGATTCTGATATATCAAAATCACAAATACGCGATTTCACCATACCCTTAAACTCTATAAATGAATCTTTCAATTCATTGAGTTGAGTGCATTGGACCTCTTTGTATTTATTTAGGATCTCATCATGAACCTTAGCTTTCTTTTCAGCCTCATCTATTTCAACTTGAACATCATCAAGTTGTTGATTCAGATCCTCTATGTTAGAAGAAGAATTTTCTAACACATGATTTGGATTGAACTCTTTCTGAAGAAACTTCGACGCAAGACTATCAACACTCGGATTTCCAAACGAGTAAAGCTTATTCCCTGGTGAGAGCACAACAACAGCAATTTCAACCCCACATAAGATGGCAAGCTCATTTGCTTTTTTGAATAAGCCTGTTCGACGCTTGGAGAATGTGACTTGCCTCGCAGCAGAGTCTTTCACTCTCACAATTTCAATTTTGCGACGACCCATAATTCTCTCGCCTACACTACACAATTTACTACTAAAATAGAGAGGTTGAAAATAAGAAGTTATTGTAAAGGTTGTGGTTGTATTTATCCCTCTATGCCCCTATTTATATTATAGCACGGGGTCATTGGttctaaaattatattaaaatttacatttatttttattaacattttttcaaataaaagttaGCTTTTTCTTAAgtcaaataatatattatttcttttgctcACTTTttgataatgataataataaattaattaacataaaatatttatctaataaattaaatcaaattttcttAATAGAGAAAATACACCTCCGTACTATTAAACGTGTTggataatttgaataaaataaaaggttaaaTTACTCAACTCAAAATTCTTGATAAAAAGGGAGAAACCCTATTGATCATAATATAACTAACATATTCAATGGCAATATTGCTAGTTGTAATTTGAATGATATAGGTTATTCGGGTAGCACTTTTAGTTGGGCCAACAATCAAATTGGTAAAAACTTTATTCAGACCAGGGTGGATAGGTTCCTGGTTTTAGATAAGTGAAGGGATAAAAATCAATATTATTCTAACACTCACTTACTTAGATATTCTTTTGGTCATTGCCCCATATTATTATTGTTTGATACTGCTAACAAATACAGGTACAACTCATACAGAAACAGACGAATTTTGAGAAAATAGGGACTGCAAGTGAAAGTAACAAGCAGATTATTCAACAATACTAGTGCAAATCTCAAAGTACCTATGTACCAAAATAGAACAAAACTCTTCAAGGTCTTATTGAATGGGGGAAATCCACCTTTGGGGATATCAGTATCAGTAGAAAAAGGACACAAGATAAACTAgcaaaattcaaaaatttgaatcctaatcaAGAGAACATAAAGGATATCATTAATGTATAAAAGGAGCTGGATAACATATTAAATCTTGAATAAATTTAGTGGGCAGCCAAAATTACGTGGCTAAAGGATAGGGACATGAACATGAAATACTTTCATCTTAAAGCCAGCCAAAGAAGAGCTAAGAACATTATCAAAAACATCCAAGGTGAAGATGGTCAGATTTATAATTTTGAGGAGGATATTGTAAAAATCTTCACAAGCTACTTCACTCAGATGTACACAACTAGCCAAGATAAAAAAACAAGATGATATTTTTGAGGTGGTTGGAGACAAAATTTCTCATCAAATGAAAGAAGACCTTAAAAAGGAGTTCTTAGCAACTGAGGAAAAGGATACCACAAATCAGATGAAAAGCACAACCTTTATGGGCCCTGATGGTTTCCCTGCTTATTTCTATCAATACTATTGGGATATTTTGGGTAATGATATAATTGACCTATTCCTTAACATTCAAAACAACAACGATAATATATCCAATTTcaacaatatttttatttgactAATCCCTAAGGTAAGTAAAACTTCTACCCCTGATGATTCTCGGACTATATCTCTCTATATTGTCATGTCTTAAAATTGTAACAAAAATCATAGCTAATAAAATTAAGCCTACGTTAAACAATATCATAAATCCTTCTCAAAGCACATTTGTACTAGGGAGATTAAttattgatgatattattttagcttttgaattttttcaaactttgaataaaaataaaagctCAAAAAAAGGGTATGTAGGCATGGAGTTGGATATGGTTAACACCTAAGACATATTGGAATGAGACTTCATTGAAAAAACACTCCATATCACGGGGTTCCTTACCAAAATTTTTAACACTATCATGGCATTATCACCTCT
The Vicia villosa cultivar HV-30 ecotype Madison, WI unplaced genomic scaffold, Vvil1.0 ctg.006817F_1_1, whole genome shotgun sequence genome window above contains:
- the LOC131643058 gene encoding agamous-like MADS-box protein AGL29, coding for MGRRKIEIVRVKDSAARQVTFSKRRTGLFKKANELAILCGVEIAVVVLSPGNKLYSFGNPSVDSLASKFLQKEFNPNHVLENSSSNIEDLNQQLDDVQVEIDEAEKKAKVHDEILNKYKEVQCTQLNELKDSFIEFKGMVKSRICDFDISESMMLLAKEPVFRIKN